One stretch of Novosphingobium pentaromativorans US6-1 DNA includes these proteins:
- a CDS encoding dienelactone hydrolase family protein yields MSDLQSVSYSHAGVNLTGWLARPKGTPRAAVLVFPTIANHNEGTAHRAQMLAELGYLAIVADFYGEPVASFEASFPLAKALREDNAYYRARCAAAISALRGLPEARGLTVFAIGYCMGGQAALETARDGQDLAAVVSFHGTLGASVPTAPGAIKARILVCHGDADPMVPRDQVMGFWEEMDAAGANWHFHAYSGVKHGFTEPASDSRGMDALGYDASADRQSWAAMVNLFDEILG; encoded by the coding sequence ATGAGTGACCTGCAATCCGTCTCCTACTCGCACGCCGGCGTCAATCTCACCGGGTGGCTTGCCCGCCCAAAGGGGACGCCGCGCGCTGCGGTGCTCGTCTTCCCGACGATCGCCAACCACAATGAAGGCACGGCCCATCGCGCGCAGATGCTCGCAGAACTGGGCTATCTGGCCATCGTTGCCGACTTTTACGGCGAACCGGTCGCGAGCTTCGAGGCCTCGTTTCCGCTCGCCAAGGCGCTGCGCGAAGACAATGCCTATTACCGCGCGCGCTGCGCCGCCGCGATCTCTGCGCTGCGCGGTCTTCCCGAAGCCCGCGGCCTGACCGTGTTCGCCATCGGTTATTGCATGGGGGGCCAGGCTGCGCTTGAAACCGCCCGTGACGGACAGGACCTCGCGGCCGTCGTCAGCTTTCACGGCACACTGGGAGCGAGCGTCCCCACCGCGCCGGGCGCGATCAAGGCACGTATTCTGGTGTGCCACGGCGATGCCGACCCGATGGTTCCGCGCGATCAGGTCATGGGCTTCTGGGAAGAAATGGATGCGGCCGGCGCCAACTGGCACTTCCATGCCTACAGCGGCGTCAAGCACGGCTTTACCGAGCCGGCGAGCGATTCCCGGGGCATGGACGCGCTGGGCTACGATGCCAGCGCCGATCGCCAGAGCTGGGCCGCGATGGTCAACCTCTTCGACGAGATCCTTGGCTGA